A single region of the Nocardioides sp. W7 genome encodes:
- a CDS encoding cyclase family protein → MSAPGIETGIGPGRLAGADITVVDLAQPLHPAVPVSPSHPGFKHSLQRRHGDAVRVDGTSGANDLLVLGTHTATHVDALAHISHDGLLHGGVDARAAQEGGRFLEHGVHTIAPVVAPGVLLDLPALLGVERLAPGQAITADDLAAAAGGREIEPGSVLLVRTGWAQLWDDPHAFLSHDAGVPGPDEGGCRWLAALGPRLVGSDTTAFEHIPAGEGHARLPGHRVLLVEAGVPIMEMLQLERLARLAPDTCTVVAAPLPIVGATGSPLRPLALVGA, encoded by the coding sequence GTGAGCGCACCGGGGATCGAGACCGGGATCGGACCCGGCCGGCTCGCCGGCGCCGACATCACGGTCGTCGACCTCGCCCAGCCACTGCATCCCGCGGTGCCGGTCTCACCCAGCCACCCCGGCTTCAAGCACTCGCTGCAGCGGCGGCACGGGGACGCCGTACGCGTGGACGGCACCTCGGGCGCCAACGACCTGCTCGTCCTCGGCACCCACACGGCCACCCACGTGGACGCCCTGGCCCACATCAGCCACGACGGCCTGCTGCACGGCGGCGTCGACGCCCGCGCCGCCCAGGAGGGCGGCCGGTTCCTCGAGCACGGCGTGCACACCATCGCCCCGGTCGTGGCGCCCGGCGTCCTGCTCGACCTCCCGGCCCTGCTCGGCGTCGAGCGGCTCGCGCCCGGCCAGGCGATCACCGCCGACGACCTCGCCGCGGCCGCGGGCGGGCGCGAGATCGAGCCCGGCAGCGTGCTCCTGGTCCGCACCGGCTGGGCGCAGCTGTGGGACGACCCGCACGCCTTCCTCAGCCACGACGCCGGCGTGCCCGGGCCCGACGAGGGCGGCTGCCGGTGGCTGGCCGCGCTCGGCCCGCGCCTGGTCGGCTCCGACACCACCGCCTTCGAGCACATCCCTGCCGGCGAGGGCCACGCCCGGCTGCCCGGCCACCGGGTGCTGCTCGTGGAGGCCGGCGTCCCGATCATGGAGATGCTCCAGCTCGAGCGCCTCGCCCGGCTCGCCCCCGACACGTGCACCGTCGTCGCCGCA